TAGCCCGCCTCGATCCAGTCGTTGAGCTGTTCGACGAATCCCACCTCGCCGTTCAGAGATTTGTTCCCCGCGAGTTCGTTTCGGCGGTCGGCGATCCCCTCGAGCGATTTCGGCACGCGAGGACGCTCCTGGGGGTTGATCTTGATCACCCAGATCTCGTCGGGATCCGGCGTCTCCCGGTTGCTCACGAACTCCTTGATCGGCGGGTTCTTCGAGAACAGCCCGTCCCAGTAGTAGTTCCCGTTTACCTCCTCGGCCGGGAAGACGTAGGGGATCGCGGCCGAGGCCAGGATCGCCTCGGGCGAGAGCTCGTCCTCGCGGAAGAGTCTGAACTCTCCCGAGAGCACGTTGGCGGCGCTGATCAGTAACGCCGGTTCGCTCCCGTCTAACAGGTCGGGGATCGCCTCGAAGTCGACGTGGCGCTCGAGCAGGTCGAGAAACTCCCGCCGTCCCCAGAGCGCGGCGGGCGACTGGTAGGGACTGACCTCGGGGGTCGGGATTCCCAGCCGCTGCAGGCGCCCGGTCCAGCGGACCGCCTCGTTCCCCAGCCGCTCGACCGGTCCCCGGGCGGCCATGTCGGCCCAGTAGTCGGCCAGCAGCTCCCCGGGCTCGTGGTCGGGGTGTTCGCGGCCGTACCACGCGAGCAGCGCGCAGACGGCTCCCCCGGAGGTTCCGCTGAAGCCCGCGATCTCGACCTCGCGGTCGAGGGTTTCGTCCTCGAGCAGCTCGGAGAGGACGCCGGCGGTAAACGCGGTGTGGCTCCCCCCGCCCTGACACGCGATCGCGACCGTCCGTGGATCGGAACTCATGGGTAGGTTGCCGAACGGTTTCCCGCCTGTCGACAAGACCGTTCGGGCTGCAGCGATCGGCACCGCCCCGATCCCTCGGGAGCGACGGAGCGACGAGCAGCGGCGACCGCACTCGCGTCGTGCGTTCGGCCCGCCGGTACGGGAGCGGTAGCTACTTGCCCGCGGCGCGGATAGCGCCACCTATGACCGAGTGGAAGCTGTTCGCGGATCTCGCCGAACGCGCTGGCGACAAACACGTCGCGGTCGAGGCCGACGCCGGGGACACCGTCGGCGACGCCCTCGAGGACCTCCTCGACGGTCGGCCCGAGCTCGAGGACCGTGTGCTCGAGGACGGCGACCTGCGCTCCCAGATCAACGTGTTACGGAACGGGACGAACGTCTTAGTCGAAGAGGACGGGCTCGAAACCGAACTCGAGGACGGCGACGAGCTGGCGCTGTTCCCGCCCGTCAGCGGCGGCTGAAGGCTGCCTCCGACCGACGCCGTCGAGACCGTCTCCACCGTTTCGCCGCGGAGCTGTAGCTTTTCTCTCAGTGCGAGCCCGAGGACGACGCTGCGCGATCGGCCGGGAAAACGGGTGTTCGAGACGGTTCGTTGCGGACCGTCTCGGTCGAGAACGACCGGTTGCGGCGCACTCGAGGGCGGTCAGCCCTCGCGGCTGCCCGTCGAGAGGTCGATCCCCAGCACGAAGTCCGGCTCCTCGGAGATGTCGGCGCCCGCGTAGGAGGCGTCGCTGACGTAGCCAGCGGTCTCGGGGATCAGGACGCGAGTCCGATC
This genomic window from Natronococcus occultus SP4 contains:
- a CDS encoding patatin-like phospholipase family protein; this translates as MSSDPRTVAIACQGGGSHTAFTAGVLSELLEDETLDREVEIAGFSGTSGGAVCALLAWYGREHPDHEPGELLADYWADMAARGPVERLGNEAVRWTGRLQRLGIPTPEVSPYQSPAALWGRREFLDLLERHVDFEAIPDLLDGSEPALLISAANVLSGEFRLFREDELSPEAILASAAIPYVFPAEEVNGNYYWDGLFSKNPPIKEFVSNRETPDPDEIWVIKINPQERPRVPKSLEGIADRRNELAGNKSLNGEVGFVEQLNDWIEAGYLPEKFTHTEVERIRFRRPDLGWRTKLDRSPEFLEGLFANGEDAAAAFLDDRETTGNDGV
- a CDS encoding ubiquitin-like small modifier protein 1, with amino-acid sequence MTEWKLFADLAERAGDKHVAVEADAGDTVGDALEDLLDGRPELEDRVLEDGDLRSQINVLRNGTNVLVEEDGLETELEDGDELALFPPVSGG